In one Desulfoferula mesophila genomic region, the following are encoded:
- a CDS encoding NAD(P)/FAD-dependent oxidoreductase: MPKHLVLAGAGHAHMMVLQNLAQIVGQGVEVTVIGPGPRHYYSGMGPGMLGGDYEPQEISFPVQAMVEQAGGRFLQDRMVGIDPTAKLVLTKDSGPVPYDVLSCNTGSAIPDETVEDQARIYRVKPIENLLEARLRLSEIARQRKVSVGVVGGGPASLEIAGNAWALTRRNGGQGAEVRIYAGSRFLKRAPEGVASRAREIIAGRGIEIIEGAYARHVGSDRVALDDGRAFEHDLVFLVTGVKPRPLFGPSGLPTGPEGGLMVNRFLQCPDHPDIFGGGDCVYYGPQPLAKVGVYAVRQNPVLLNNLQARLTGGELEAFEPGGAYLLIYNLGGGVGILHKWGLILQGKLAFKIKDHIDRGFMIRFKPEWDR; the protein is encoded by the coding sequence ATGCCCAAACATCTGGTCCTGGCCGGAGCGGGCCACGCTCATATGATGGTGCTGCAAAACCTGGCCCAGATCGTGGGGCAAGGGGTGGAAGTCACGGTGATCGGCCCCGGGCCGCGCCACTACTACTCGGGCATGGGTCCGGGCATGCTGGGTGGGGACTACGAGCCCCAGGAGATCAGCTTCCCGGTGCAGGCCATGGTGGAGCAGGCCGGGGGCAGGTTCCTGCAGGACAGGATGGTGGGCATAGACCCCACGGCCAAGCTGGTGCTCACCAAGGACAGCGGGCCGGTGCCCTATGACGTGCTCTCCTGCAATACCGGCAGCGCCATCCCCGATGAGACGGTGGAGGACCAGGCGCGCATATACCGGGTCAAGCCCATCGAGAACCTGCTGGAGGCGCGCCTGCGCCTGAGCGAAATAGCCCGCCAGCGCAAGGTGAGCGTGGGGGTGGTGGGCGGCGGCCCGGCCTCCCTGGAGATCGCGGGCAACGCCTGGGCCCTGACCCGCCGCAACGGCGGCCAAGGCGCCGAGGTGCGCATCTACGCGGGCAGCCGTTTTTTGAAGCGAGCCCCGGAAGGCGTCGCCTCGCGGGCCAGGGAGATAATCGCGGGACGGGGCATCGAGATAATAGAGGGGGCCTACGCCAGGCACGTCGGCTCGGACCGGGTGGCCTTGGACGACGGCCGCGCCTTTGAGCACGACCTGGTGTTCCTGGTCACCGGCGTGAAACCGCGCCCCCTGTTCGGGCCCTCGGGCCTGCCCACCGGGCCGGAAGGCGGGCTCATGGTCAACCGCTTTTTGCAATGCCCCGATCACCCCGACATCTTCGGCGGAGGCGATTGCGTCTACTATGGGCCCCAGCCCCTGGCCAAGGTGGGGGTGTACGCGGTGCGGCAAAACCCGGTGCTGCTCAACAACCTCCAGGCGCGTCTCACGGGCGGCGAGCTCGAGGCCTTTGAGCCGGGCGGGGCCTATCTGCTCATCTACAACCTGGGCGGCGGAGTGGGCATCCTGCACAAGTGGGGCCTAATCTTGCAGGGCAAGCTGGCCTTCAAGATCAAGGACCACATCGACCGCGGCTTCATGATCCGCTTCAAGCCGGAGTGGGACCGGTAA
- a CDS encoding BRCT domain-containing protein, producing the protein MTEPLDAHGQPLIRAYNCKQHHDRTLDELLGLAKGMAADGCINQLEAEFLQKWLIKNNDLNATWPINVINNRVNQMLCDGVLDGNEQKELLELLCSFTGQIPVERELENMSCTLPLDSPPPALQFQGRAYCFTGKFVSGTRNDCQTAVLQLGGAVKNTVSKKTDYLVIGVIGSRDWVHTSYGRKIERAMELRDEGHGLAIVSEDHWAQHVYGTEPF; encoded by the coding sequence ATGACCGAACCACTCGACGCCCACGGACAACCGCTTATCAGGGCCTATAATTGCAAACAACACCACGACCGCACCTTGGATGAACTTCTCGGCCTGGCCAAGGGCATGGCCGCCGACGGGTGCATTAATCAGTTGGAGGCCGAATTTCTGCAAAAATGGCTGATCAAAAACAACGATCTAAATGCCACCTGGCCGATTAACGTCATCAACAACCGCGTGAACCAGATGCTGTGCGACGGGGTTTTGGATGGCAATGAACAAAAAGAACTGCTGGAGCTTCTTTGTTCCTTTACCGGCCAAATTCCGGTGGAGCGGGAGTTGGAAAACATGTCCTGCACTCTGCCCCTGGACAGCCCGCCACCTGCTTTACAGTTTCAAGGAAGGGCCTACTGCTTTACCGGGAAGTTTGTTTCCGGTACCCGTAACGATTGTCAGACGGCGGTATTGCAACTGGGCGGCGCGGTAAAAAACACTGTCTCCAAAAAAACTGATTACTTGGTTATCGGCGTTATCGGCAGCCGTGACTGGGTCCACACTTCCTACGGCCGTAAAATAGAACGTGCCATGGAACTGCGTGATGAAGGTCACGGGCTGGCCATAGTATCCGAAGACCACTGGGCCCAGCACGTTTACGGAACCGAACCTTTTTAA
- the trpS gene encoding tryptophan--tRNA ligase, whose amino-acid sequence MRVLSGIQPSGTLHIANYFAMMQRMIRFQQEHTLFCFIVNLHALTTVYDGERLKTDTMNACLDFLALGLDPEKAFFWVQGDVPEVCELTWILNNHTPVGLLERAHSYKDKIAKGFQPHNGLFSYPVLMAADILLYQADAVPVGKDQKQHLEITRDIAIKFNNAYGETFTVPEPWIEEDTAVIPGLDGQKMSKSYGNTLEIFAPEKYLKKKVMKIVTDSTPVEEPKNPETCNVFALVSLFMDAQEKAALAERYRAGGMGYGEVKKELFARMWEYFAPYRAKREELAGNLDYVRQVMAKGADKTRAVANETLDLVRSRVGLNY is encoded by the coding sequence GTGCGAGTTCTTTCGGGTATTCAGCCTTCGGGCACCCTGCACATAGCCAATTACTTCGCCATGATGCAGCGCATGATCCGCTTCCAACAGGAGCACACCCTGTTCTGCTTCATCGTGAACCTGCACGCCCTGACCACGGTCTACGACGGCGAGCGCCTCAAGACCGACACCATGAACGCGTGCCTGGACTTCCTGGCCCTGGGCCTGGACCCGGAAAAGGCCTTCTTCTGGGTGCAGGGCGACGTGCCCGAGGTCTGCGAGCTCACCTGGATCCTCAACAACCACACCCCGGTGGGGCTCCTGGAGCGGGCGCACTCCTACAAGGACAAGATCGCCAAGGGCTTCCAGCCCCACAACGGCCTGTTCTCCTACCCGGTCCTGATGGCCGCCGACATCCTGCTCTACCAGGCCGACGCCGTGCCGGTGGGTAAGGACCAGAAACAGCATCTGGAGATCACCCGCGACATCGCCATCAAGTTCAACAACGCCTATGGCGAGACCTTCACGGTGCCCGAGCCCTGGATCGAGGAGGACACCGCGGTCATTCCCGGCCTGGACGGCCAGAAGATGTCCAAGAGCTACGGCAACACCCTGGAGATCTTCGCGCCGGAGAAGTACCTCAAGAAAAAGGTGATGAAGATCGTCACCGACTCCACCCCGGTGGAAGAGCCCAAGAACCCCGAGACCTGCAACGTCTTCGCCCTGGTCAGCCTGTTCATGGACGCCCAGGAAAAGGCGGCCCTGGCCGAGCGCTACCGGGCCGGCGGCATGGGCTACGGCGAGGTGAAGAAAGAGCTCTTCGCCCGCATGTGGGAGTACTTCGCCCCCTACCGCGCCAAGCGCGAGGAACTGGCGGGCAACCTGGACTACGTGCGCCAGGTCATGGCCAAGGGCGCGGACAAGACCCGGGCCGTGGCCAACGAGACCCTGGACCTGGTGCGCAGCCGGGTGGGGCTCAACTATTAG
- a CDS encoding NADH:flavin oxidoreductase: MADIFTPWKIKDLSIPNRLVRSATWEGLADDDGVPSHELINALADLAEGGVGLIITGYAYISPEGRGLPKQTGAHIDALVGPLTRISDAVHKSGGLVAMQIVHAGGQTKADWIGQQPIGPSAMLNPAFGEEVAEMSLMQIEDTIEAFALAAARVRAAGFDAVELHGAHGYLINQFLSPLTNQRTDDYGGSPANRARFAYEVLAATRQAVGPTYPVFIKLNSYDAVEGGLTLEESLPVAQGLAQRGMNAIEVSGGTPAAGKLSPSRVVKQAEEEGYFLANAAAIKKAVSCPVICVGGWRSKSQVEKALDQVDAVAMSRPFIRQPDLAKRWQAGEEKATCISCNQCFKVGMQQGLGCGQELKKQEKAQG, from the coding sequence ATGGCCGACATTTTCACCCCTTGGAAAATCAAAGACCTGAGCATCCCCAACCGCCTGGTGCGCAGCGCCACCTGGGAGGGCCTGGCCGACGATGACGGCGTGCCCTCCCACGAGTTGATCAACGCGCTGGCCGACCTGGCCGAGGGCGGAGTGGGGCTGATCATCACCGGCTACGCCTATATCAGCCCCGAGGGCAGGGGCCTGCCCAAGCAGACCGGCGCGCACATCGACGCCCTGGTGGGCCCCCTGACCCGCATCAGCGACGCGGTGCACAAGTCGGGCGGCCTGGTGGCCATGCAGATCGTGCACGCCGGCGGCCAGACCAAGGCCGACTGGATCGGGCAGCAGCCCATAGGCCCCTCGGCCATGCTCAACCCCGCCTTTGGCGAGGAGGTGGCCGAGATGAGCCTGATGCAGATCGAGGACACCATCGAGGCCTTTGCCCTGGCCGCCGCCCGGGTAAGGGCCGCCGGGTTCGACGCGGTTGAGTTACACGGAGCCCACGGTTATCTCATCAACCAGTTCCTGAGCCCGCTGACCAACCAACGCACCGACGACTATGGCGGAAGCCCGGCCAACCGGGCCCGCTTCGCCTACGAGGTGCTGGCCGCCACCCGCCAGGCGGTGGGGCCCACGTACCCGGTGTTCATCAAGCTCAACAGCTACGACGCCGTGGAGGGCGGGCTGACTCTGGAAGAGAGCCTGCCGGTGGCCCAGGGCCTGGCCCAGCGGGGCATGAACGCCATCGAGGTGAGCGGCGGAACCCCGGCGGCGGGTAAGCTCTCGCCCTCGCGGGTGGTCAAGCAGGCCGAGGAAGAGGGCTACTTCCTGGCCAACGCCGCGGCCATTAAAAAGGCGGTGTCCTGCCCGGTGATCTGCGTGGGCGGCTGGCGCAGCAAGTCCCAGGTGGAAAAGGCTCTGGACCAGGTGGACGCGGTGGCCATGAGCCGCCCCTTCATCCGCCAGCCCGACCTGGCCAAGCGCTGGCAGGCGGGCGAGGAAAAGGCCACCTGCATCTCCTGCAACCAGTGCTTCAAGGTGGGCATGCAACAGGGTCTGGGCTGCGGCCAGGAACTCAAGAAGCAGGAAAAAGCCCAGGGCTGA